Proteins co-encoded in one Paracrocinitomix mangrovi genomic window:
- a CDS encoding M1 family metallopeptidase — protein MKKSLILALCLSSFSVFSQGYFQQEVNYKIDVKLNDKDHTLSAFEEFEYINNSTTALDKIYIHLWPNGYKNNETALAKQLYDQGNTVMQFAEEKDLGWIDSLNFKIDGNDAKWELDPENIDIAILHLNSVLKPGESIKVSTPFKVKLPSGSISRLGHIEESYQITQWYPKPAVFDKDGWHAMPYLTQGEFYSEYGSFDVSITLPKNYVVGATGDLQTESELAFLEEKVAATQAHFESETFSAEARFPDSDKEFKTVRFTQSNVHDFAWFADKRFEVLKGEVELPHSKRKVTTWAMFVPYHNNLWKDAIEYINDGTYYYSKWNGDYPYNNVTAIDGTISAGGGMEYPNITVIGNAGSAMELEVVIVHEVGHNWFYGQLGSNERDHAWMDEGLNTHNEIRYIQTKYPNNQRMSEMMMGMAETFHFEHLSHHDMNKITYQTVAAYGVDQPIELPSADYAPVNYGAIVYAKTGLEFTYLRDYLGDEEFDKGMQLYYKNWEFKHPQPNDMRAALEESSGKNLAWMFDEIIPTTKQIDYKIAGVKAEDGGFKVKVKNAGQVDCPVRVDAYRYGKLTNTVWLEPGGEDEVFFKGNTFDEFIIDAGENMPDVNRNNNYWKKKGLFAKAEPLKMEFLLGDNEGRSNNAWYTPVIGGNKYDVIMLGVLFHNQTIPKNRLEYTISPLFSVGRLNVAGFADLNYTWTPPKNFKAVTLGLTGKTFGMGIQNPVADSTKGPRGTYYVAHPYLKLAIGKPAARKHYKQNLTLKGAYVYEDGGANFQSTIYGGYVEYDFDFKKRIHSFNANTRVDYVDYNYDVGAINVPGQLMNGQVAVKYGIQYWPKKKKSVELRGYFGQNFMYNGTENNRFGMSLAGQSGTQDVFYEWWMMGRNESSGFYGNQRIENQGGFKTVSDSLTTTSMLFGTNLIFEIPYLPVVLYADFGMLDRNGTMITAYDFGAGIRFSDVFGVYFPIVESSNMYSTATKYWNRIRLTINMNGLRPAEIIRKVL, from the coding sequence ATGAAAAAGAGTCTAATTCTAGCCTTGTGTTTGTCTTCCTTTTCTGTGTTTTCACAGGGATATTTTCAACAAGAAGTCAACTATAAAATTGATGTTAAATTAAACGATAAAGATCATACATTATCGGCATTTGAAGAGTTTGAATACATCAATAATTCAACTACAGCGCTTGATAAAATTTACATTCATTTATGGCCAAATGGATATAAAAACAATGAAACTGCTTTGGCAAAACAACTGTACGATCAAGGTAATACTGTTATGCAGTTTGCTGAAGAAAAAGACTTAGGTTGGATTGATTCGTTAAACTTCAAAATAGATGGTAATGATGCTAAATGGGAGTTGGATCCTGAAAATATTGATATAGCCATACTACATTTAAATTCAGTTTTAAAGCCCGGTGAAAGCATAAAAGTATCTACTCCGTTTAAGGTTAAATTACCTTCGGGAAGCATTTCCAGATTAGGTCACATTGAAGAGTCGTATCAGATTACGCAGTGGTATCCTAAACCTGCAGTATTTGATAAAGATGGGTGGCATGCAATGCCTTATTTAACTCAAGGTGAGTTTTACTCAGAATATGGTTCGTTTGATGTTTCAATAACGCTTCCTAAAAACTATGTAGTAGGTGCTACAGGTGATTTACAAACAGAAAGTGAATTGGCATTTTTGGAAGAAAAAGTGGCTGCAACTCAAGCGCATTTTGAATCAGAAACATTTTCGGCTGAAGCAAGATTTCCGGATTCAGACAAAGAGTTTAAAACTGTAAGATTTACCCAATCAAATGTACATGACTTTGCCTGGTTCGCAGATAAGAGATTTGAAGTATTAAAAGGCGAAGTTGAATTGCCGCATTCAAAAAGAAAAGTTACCACTTGGGCCATGTTTGTGCCTTATCATAATAATCTTTGGAAGGATGCTATTGAATATATCAATGACGGAACTTATTACTATTCAAAATGGAATGGTGATTATCCATACAACAATGTTACAGCTATAGACGGTACAATCTCAGCCGGTGGAGGAATGGAGTATCCAAATATTACAGTAATTGGAAATGCCGGATCTGCAATGGAATTGGAGGTTGTAATAGTACATGAGGTGGGTCACAACTGGTTTTATGGTCAATTAGGTTCAAATGAAAGAGATCATGCCTGGATGGATGAAGGGCTGAATACGCATAATGAAATAAGATATATTCAAACTAAGTATCCTAACAACCAGCGTATGTCAGAGATGATGATGGGAATGGCTGAAACGTTTCACTTTGAGCATTTGTCTCATCATGATATGAATAAAATTACTTACCAAACTGTTGCAGCTTATGGAGTTGATCAACCAATTGAATTGCCCTCAGCTGATTATGCACCGGTTAATTATGGGGCAATTGTTTATGCAAAAACAGGTCTTGAATTTACCTATTTAAGAGATTATTTAGGAGATGAAGAGTTTGACAAAGGAATGCAGCTTTACTATAAAAATTGGGAGTTTAAGCATCCTCAACCTAATGATATGAGAGCTGCTTTGGAAGAATCCTCAGGTAAAAACTTGGCATGGATGTTTGATGAAATTATTCCTACAACAAAGCAAATTGATTATAAAATTGCTGGAGTAAAAGCAGAAGATGGAGGTTTTAAGGTAAAAGTAAAAAATGCAGGTCAAGTTGATTGTCCGGTAAGGGTAGATGCATACAGATATGGAAAGCTGACCAATACTGTTTGGTTGGAGCCTGGAGGAGAGGATGAAGTATTTTTTAAGGGAAATACATTTGATGAGTTTATCATTGATGCAGGTGAAAATATGCCTGATGTCAATAGAAACAATAATTACTGGAAGAAAAAAGGTTTGTTTGCCAAAGCAGAACCTTTAAAAATGGAATTTTTGTTAGGTGATAATGAAGGTAGAAGTAACAATGCCTGGTATACCCCGGTAATTGGAGGAAACAAGTATGACGTAATTATGTTGGGAGTTTTGTTTCACAATCAAACCATCCCTAAAAACAGATTGGAATACACAATCTCTCCTTTGTTTTCAGTTGGGAGATTAAATGTTGCAGGTTTTGCAGATTTAAACTATACCTGGACACCTCCCAAAAACTTTAAGGCAGTTACCCTTGGTTTAACAGGTAAAACTTTCGGTATGGGAATTCAAAATCCTGTTGCTGATTCTACAAAGGGACCAAGAGGAACCTATTATGTAGCGCATCCATATTTAAAATTGGCAATTGGTAAACCGGCCGCAAGAAAGCATTATAAACAAAACCTTACGCTTAAAGGAGCTTATGTTTATGAAGACGGTGGAGCTAACTTCCAGAGTACAATTTATGGTGGATATGTTGAATACGACTTTGACTTTAAAAAGCGAATTCACAGCTTTAATGCAAATACTAGAGTAGACTATGTAGATTACAATTATGATGTGGGAGCCATTAATGTTCCGGGACAGTTAATGAACGGTCAAGTGGCTGTGAAGTACGGAATTCAATATTGGCCTAAAAAGAAAAAGTCTGTTGAGTTAAGAGGATATTTTGGTCAAAACTTTATGTATAACGGAACAGAGAACAATAGATTCGGAATGTCATTGGCAGGGCAATCAGGTACGCAAGATGTGTTTTATGAATGGTGGATGATGGGAAGAAATGAGTCTTCAGGATTTTATGGCAACCAAAGAATTGAGAATCAAGGTGGGTTTAAAACAGTTTCTGATTCGTTAACTACCACTTCAATGTTGTTTGGTACCAACCTAATTTTTGAAATACCTTATTTACCTGTAGTGTTGTATGCAGATTTTGGTATGCTGGATAGAAATGGGACCATGATAACTGCTTACGATTTTGGTGCAGGAATCAGATTTAGTGATGTGTTTGGAGTTTATTTTCCAATAGTTGAATCAAGCAACATGTACAGTACGGCAACAAAATATTGGAACCGTATTAGGTTGACTATAAACATGAACGGATTACGTCCGGCAGAAATTATAAGGAAAGTCTTGTAA
- a CDS encoding thioredoxin domain-containing protein, which translates to MKEKDPVYTNALINESSPYLLQHAHNPVNWVPWSDEAFLTAEKEDKLVLVSIGYSSCHWCHVMEHESFEDTAVAQIMNEKFICIKVDREERPDVDQVYMNAVQLMTGQGGWPLNCFTLPDGRPIYGGTYFPKNKWVDVLNQLHASYQNNKKEVLDYAGKLTEGIQQYDLIDVKEENKIFSADRLDEMVSKWAISFDNVKGGANRAPKFPLPNNYEFLMQYAHLTGNDSVMTHVDLTLTQLAYGGIYDQIGGGFARYATDLNWKIPHFEKMLYDNAQLVSLYAHAYQRTKNPLYKEVVYETLDWVKREMTTKEGAFYSALDADSEGEEGKFYVWGKDELKEIAGEDHEILKSYYNLSIAAQWEGKYILHRIKNDETVASEFDLSTDELNKKIDQINQRLLTERSKRERPGLDDKSLTSWNCLMTTAYLDAYLAFNDDSFLAAALANLDWFEKYQMRKDGKLWHTYKEKNSKIEGFLEDYAFAIQMYVKFYEVTFDEDYLDKSKVLLALTDKHFKDDKSGMYFFTSNEGSQLVARKMELSDNVIPASNSVMANNLFDIGTYYYDEEMLNHAQQMMANVYNQIQTYGAGYSNWGILLSKMTNSYYEIAITGNNWKNKMQEFQTHYIPNATFMGGEKGKLPLLDGKFLDETTIFVCVNKSCQMPVSTVSEALKQIK; encoded by the coding sequence GTGAAAGAAAAAGATCCGGTTTACACAAATGCACTTATCAACGAAAGCAGCCCTTATCTATTACAACATGCGCACAATCCGGTGAACTGGGTTCCCTGGAGTGACGAAGCATTTTTAACTGCTGAAAAAGAAGATAAACTTGTGTTGGTTTCTATTGGATATTCATCTTGTCACTGGTGTCACGTAATGGAACATGAAAGCTTTGAAGATACCGCAGTTGCTCAAATAATGAATGAAAAATTTATTTGCATCAAAGTAGACAGAGAAGAAAGACCGGATGTTGATCAGGTATACATGAATGCAGTTCAATTAATGACAGGACAGGGTGGATGGCCATTAAATTGTTTTACTTTACCTGATGGAAGACCAATATATGGAGGAACTTACTTTCCAAAAAACAAATGGGTTGACGTATTAAATCAATTACATGCTTCATATCAAAACAATAAAAAAGAAGTACTTGATTATGCCGGGAAACTAACTGAAGGCATTCAACAATATGATCTAATTGATGTTAAAGAAGAAAACAAAATATTTTCTGCGGATAGGTTGGATGAAATGGTTTCCAAATGGGCCATTAGCTTTGACAATGTAAAAGGTGGCGCAAACAGAGCACCAAAGTTTCCGCTTCCTAACAACTATGAATTTCTGATGCAGTACGCACATCTTACAGGCAATGATAGCGTAATGACTCATGTAGATTTAACGCTAACCCAACTGGCATACGGTGGAATTTATGACCAAATTGGCGGAGGGTTTGCCAGATATGCTACCGATTTAAATTGGAAAATTCCTCACTTTGAAAAGATGTTGTATGACAATGCTCAACTAGTGAGTTTATACGCTCATGCATATCAACGCACCAAAAATCCTTTATACAAAGAAGTTGTTTATGAAACACTTGATTGGGTTAAAAGAGAAATGACTACAAAAGAAGGCGCATTTTATTCTGCTTTAGACGCAGATTCAGAAGGAGAAGAAGGCAAATTCTATGTGTGGGGAAAGGATGAATTGAAAGAAATTGCCGGAGAGGATCACGAGATTTTGAAATCATATTACAATTTGTCCATTGCTGCACAGTGGGAAGGTAAATACATTTTGCACCGAATTAAAAATGACGAAACCGTAGCAAGTGAATTTGATCTCAGCACAGATGAATTAAATAAAAAAATTGATCAAATCAACCAGCGATTATTAACTGAAAGATCTAAAAGAGAGCGCCCAGGATTGGATGATAAATCATTGACATCTTGGAACTGTTTAATGACAACAGCTTATTTGGATGCCTATTTAGCTTTTAATGATGATTCATTTTTAGCAGCTGCCCTTGCAAATCTTGATTGGTTTGAAAAATATCAAATGAGAAAAGACGGTAAACTGTGGCACACTTACAAAGAAAAGAACAGTAAAATTGAAGGGTTTTTAGAAGATTATGCTTTTGCAATTCAGATGTACGTAAAGTTTTATGAAGTAACATTTGATGAGGATTATTTAGATAAAAGTAAGGTCCTTTTGGCGCTAACAGATAAACATTTTAAAGACGATAAAAGTGGAATGTATTTCTTTACATCCAATGAAGGTTCTCAGTTAGTAGCAAGAAAAATGGAATTATCTGACAATGTAATTCCAGCTTCAAACTCGGTAATGGCCAATAACCTATTTGATATTGGTACATATTATTATGATGAAGAAATGCTAAATCACGCCCAACAAATGATGGCCAATGTTTACAACCAAATTCAAACTTACGGAGCGGGATATTCAAACTGGGGAATTCTTTTATCTAAGATGACTAATTCCTATTATGAAATTGCGATTACCGGAAATAACTGGAAAAATAAAATGCAAGAGTTCCAAACACATTATATTCCCAATGCAACATTTATGGGAGGAGAGAAGGGAAAGTTGCCATTATTAGATGGTAAATTTTTGGATGAGACGACTATTTTTGTTTGTGTAAACAAGAGTTGTCAAATGCCAGTTTCGACAGTATCTGAAGCATTAAAACAGATCAAATAG
- a CDS encoding DUF4290 domain-containing protein has translation MQNNSALIYNTDRPKMQIPEYGRNVQKMVDYAVSLPTKEERNKVANAIIKVMGELNPHLRDVEEYKPKLWTHLFIMSDFQLDVDSPYPIPEKEKLSGKPNKVDYPQSKIKIGHYGKTVEKMIDKAIEMPKGDERDALEKYIAVLMKRFYLSFNDTSVEDEVIIDHLAKLSDGKIQLFDTSFLPGTNDILKAQGLKKSNNNKGGSRNNNKNKNRNKNRKRHQ, from the coding sequence ATGCAAAATAACTCAGCACTAATTTACAATACAGATAGACCTAAAATGCAGATTCCGGAATACGGAAGAAATGTTCAAAAAATGGTCGATTACGCAGTATCACTTCCTACTAAAGAAGAACGCAACAAAGTTGCAAACGCCATTATCAAAGTAATGGGAGAATTGAATCCACATTTGAGAGATGTAGAGGAATACAAACCAAAACTTTGGACACACTTGTTTATCATGTCTGATTTTCAATTAGATGTTGATTCGCCATATCCAATTCCTGAAAAGGAAAAGCTGAGTGGCAAACCTAATAAAGTTGACTATCCTCAAAGTAAAATCAAGATAGGACACTATGGCAAAACCGTAGAAAAAATGATAGACAAGGCAATTGAAATGCCAAAAGGGGATGAACGTGATGCATTGGAAAAGTACATTGCTGTTTTAATGAAAAGATTTTATCTGTCATTCAATGATACTTCTGTTGAAGATGAAGTTATTATTGATCATTTGGCCAAATTATCTGATGGTAAAATCCAATTGTTTGACACTTCATTTCTTCCCGGAACAAATGATATCCTTAAGGCACAAGGTCTTAAAAAATCAAACAACAACAAGGGCGGAAGTAGAAACAACAATAAGAACAAAAACCGAAATAAAAACCGAAAAAGACATCAATAA
- the murA gene encoding UDP-N-acetylglucosamine 1-carboxyvinyltransferase — protein sequence MGAFEIHGGNSLKGDLVPQGAKNEALQVLCAVLLTPEKVTISNIPDIVDVNKLINLLQAMGVKVEKVEKGTYSFKAKDVDLKYLLSEDFTERASSLRGSIMIVGPLLARFGKAYMPKPGGDKIGRRRLDTHFEGFAKLGAEFHYDPKTYFYTVEGKKLAGTYIHLDEASVTGTANIVMTAVLAKGETIIYNAACEPYLQQLCKMLNKMGAKISGIGSNMLTIKGVKSLNGCFHRILPDMIEIGSFIGLAAMTKSEIRIKDVSYPDLGIMPDVFRKLGIQIELDGDDLFIPKQKSYKIDTFIDGSILTVSDAPWPGFTPDLLSIVLVTATQAKGSVLIHQKMFESRLFFVDKLIDMGAQIILCDPHRAAVIGMNHEHKLRGTTMTSPDIRAGVSLLIAALSAEGKSTIYNIEQIDRGYENIDVRLNNLGADIRRIG from the coding sequence ATGGGAGCTTTTGAAATTCACGGAGGCAATTCTTTAAAAGGAGACTTGGTTCCGCAAGGTGCAAAAAACGAAGCACTACAAGTATTATGCGCAGTATTATTGACACCTGAAAAAGTTACCATCTCCAATATACCTGACATTGTTGATGTCAACAAACTCATCAACCTTTTACAAGCAATGGGAGTAAAGGTTGAAAAAGTTGAAAAGGGTACTTATTCTTTCAAAGCTAAGGACGTAGATCTTAAATACTTACTATCTGAAGATTTTACAGAAAGAGCTTCTTCATTGAGAGGATCAATTATGATAGTTGGTCCACTCTTAGCCAGATTTGGTAAAGCTTATATGCCAAAACCGGGAGGTGACAAAATAGGAAGAAGAAGATTAGATACGCACTTTGAAGGATTTGCCAAATTAGGTGCAGAATTCCATTACGATCCTAAAACATACTTCTATACTGTTGAAGGAAAAAAATTAGCCGGAACATACATTCACCTTGATGAAGCTTCTGTTACCGGAACTGCAAACATTGTGATGACAGCTGTACTTGCTAAAGGTGAAACTATCATCTACAATGCTGCTTGCGAGCCTTATTTACAACAGTTGTGTAAGATGTTGAACAAAATGGGTGCTAAAATTTCAGGCATTGGTTCAAACATGTTGACAATTAAAGGAGTGAAGAGTCTAAATGGATGTTTCCATAGAATCTTACCGGATATGATTGAAATTGGATCATTCATTGGTTTAGCAGCTATGACCAAATCTGAAATTCGCATCAAAGATGTAAGCTATCCTGATTTGGGAATTATGCCGGATGTATTCAGAAAGCTTGGTATTCAAATTGAGCTGGATGGTGATGATCTATTCATTCCAAAGCAAAAATCTTACAAAATTGATACATTCATTGACGGATCAATTTTAACTGTTTCAGATGCTCCATGGCCGGGATTTACACCAGACTTATTGAGTATTGTTTTAGTAACTGCCACTCAGGCAAAAGGATCTGTATTGATTCATCAAAAAATGTTTGAATCAAGATTATTCTTTGTAGATAAGTTGATTGATATGGGAGCTCAGATCATTTTGTGTGATCCACACAGGGCTGCGGTTATTGGAATGAATCACGAACACAAGTTAAGAGGAACAACAATGACATCTCCTGATATTAGAGCAGGAGTATCTCTTTTAATTGCTGCCTTATCAGCTGAAGGAAAATCTACTATTTACAACATTGAGCAAATAGATAGAGGGTATGAAAATATCGACGTTAGACTGAATAACCTGGGAGCTGATATCCGCAGAATTGGATAA
- a CDS encoding acyltransferase family protein, with amino-acid sequence MKKERIFFKNLDIIRFIAAILVLIGHAFGAWKAYFVQFRYSAEYTAELFSGNFIYLETFANNLEIGVEIFFFISGFLITYILLQERKINGKIHVGKFYLRRSLRIWPLYYAAILIAPFLVSWLQLSQEPDYLANALFIGNFDIIQNESWTFPFAHFWSLAIEEQFYIIWPLIIAFLPLKYLKYILISLVLVSIGFRIYIHDMPNMSWHIYLNTLSRMDTLIIGGLIGLIHSSNPIQFKVPKGIIYLIILSLVVFLMMVPTKDFTTLYSGVFQKYVIMLLYGIPVMYFVLNEAEGKGNWLFRKISYLGKISYGIYLFHNILLLVLIDKFFMKYEVYNWFLFWLIYPIVVIVVSVFSFEIFEKQFLKMKERFAVVKTRKF; translated from the coding sequence GTGAAAAAAGAACGGATCTTTTTTAAGAATCTGGACATTATCCGTTTCATTGCTGCAATCCTTGTTTTAATTGGTCATGCTTTTGGAGCGTGGAAAGCTTATTTTGTACAATTTAGATATTCAGCAGAATACACAGCAGAACTGTTTTCTGGCAATTTTATTTATTTGGAAACCTTTGCCAATAACCTGGAAATTGGCGTAGAAATATTCTTTTTTATATCAGGATTCCTTATCACTTATATACTACTTCAAGAGCGAAAAATTAATGGCAAAATACATGTTGGCAAATTTTACCTTAGAAGAAGTTTAAGAATTTGGCCTTTGTATTATGCAGCCATCCTAATCGCTCCATTTTTGGTGTCTTGGCTTCAATTATCTCAAGAGCCGGACTATTTGGCAAACGCATTATTTATCGGAAACTTTGATATCATTCAAAATGAAAGCTGGACCTTTCCTTTCGCTCATTTTTGGTCCTTAGCCATTGAAGAACAATTCTACATTATTTGGCCCTTGATTATTGCCTTTTTGCCTTTAAAATACCTCAAATACATTTTAATATCACTTGTTCTTGTAAGTATAGGTTTCAGAATCTACATTCACGATATGCCTAATATGAGTTGGCATATTTATTTGAATACCCTAAGCAGAATGGATACACTGATAATTGGAGGTTTAATTGGATTAATTCATTCTTCAAATCCCATACAATTTAAAGTTCCTAAAGGCATCATTTATTTAATTATATTATCACTTGTGGTTTTCTTAATGATGGTGCCAACTAAAGATTTTACTACACTTTACAGTGGCGTTTTCCAGAAATATGTAATAATGCTCCTTTACGGAATTCCGGTTATGTACTTCGTATTAAATGAAGCTGAAGGTAAAGGCAACTGGCTGTTCAGAAAAATATCCTACTTAGGAAAAATAAGTTACGGTATTTACCTGTTTCACAACATTTTACTGCTAGTGTTAATTGATAAGTTTTTTATGAAATATGAAGTTTACAATTGGTTTCTTTTCTGGTTAATTTATCCAATTGTAGTAATTGTTGTGTCCGTTTTTAGCTTTGAAATTTTTGAAAAGCAATTCTTAAAAATGAAAGAACGGTTTGCTGTGGTGAAGACGAGGAAATTTTAA
- a CDS encoding gliding motility-associated C-terminal domain-containing protein, translating to MRILVTTLLILLSSIVFAQTDVSDCMDNIKVPKSFTPNGDGANDVLKIEFPCPAKKFEFQVLNRWGQVIYSSKNPAFEWDGKDANNNNLELGVYHWRIIFKYQKTSYTKEGQFTLIR from the coding sequence ATGAGAATATTAGTAACAACTCTTTTAATTCTATTGAGCAGTATAGTATTTGCGCAAACAGATGTAAGTGACTGCATGGATAATATTAAAGTGCCTAAATCCTTCACACCAAATGGAGATGGTGCAAATGACGTTTTAAAGATTGAATTTCCGTGCCCAGCTAAGAAATTTGAGTTTCAAGTGCTGAATCGTTGGGGTCAAGTAATTTACAGTTCTAAAAATCCGGCTTTTGAGTGGGATGGAAAAGATGCCAATAATAACAATTTGGAATTGGGTGTATATCACTGGCGTATCATATTTAAATACCAAAAAACATCATATACTAAGGAAGGACAGTTTACACTGATAAGATAA
- a CDS encoding fructosamine kinase family protein — protein sequence MNVDRLFIKLGYNLNDITRLSGGDINAVFKAGSSVYKVNFAEHYPKMFQKEANGLQLLSKAIKVPNVLRYDVFEDLQFIELEYLVEDSKTGEFWESFGMQLAALHKISNEQFGLDESNYIGSLVQNNEWESSWSEFYINSRLHPMIEMAVNSGEIDYVEAKVIDKFYLRLDEIFPIEEPALVHGDLWGGNYLCANGNQPFLIDPAVYYGHREMDIAMMHLFGGFESSIYEHYNNVYPLEKGWNKRIEFGQLYPLLVHVNLFGRSYWGRVEQTLKQFK from the coding sequence GTGAATGTTGACAGATTATTTATCAAATTAGGTTATAATCTCAATGATATAACAAGGCTTTCTGGTGGTGATATCAATGCCGTTTTTAAGGCCGGTTCATCAGTTTACAAAGTTAATTTCGCCGAACATTATCCAAAGATGTTTCAAAAAGAAGCAAATGGTTTGCAATTGCTTTCAAAGGCGATTAAAGTTCCCAATGTTTTAAGATATGATGTGTTTGAAGATCTCCAGTTCATTGAGCTTGAGTATTTGGTGGAGGATTCAAAGACTGGAGAATTTTGGGAATCATTTGGAATGCAATTAGCGGCACTTCACAAAATTTCAAATGAGCAATTTGGTTTGGATGAATCAAATTATATTGGTTCACTTGTACAAAACAATGAATGGGAAAGTTCATGGAGTGAATTTTACATCAATTCAAGATTGCATCCTATGATTGAAATGGCGGTCAACAGTGGAGAGATTGACTATGTTGAAGCTAAAGTCATTGATAAATTCTATTTGAGATTGGATGAAATATTCCCCATTGAGGAACCTGCATTAGTTCACGGAGACCTATGGGGAGGAAATTATTTATGTGCTAATGGTAATCAACCTTTTTTAATTGATCCGGCCGTTTATTATGGTCACCGGGAAATGGATATTGCCATGATGCATCTTTTTGGTGGATTTGAGAGTTCAATTTATGAGCATTATAACAATGTATATCCTTTAGAAAAGGGTTGGAATAAAAGAATTGAGTTTGGCCAGCTTTATCCTTTGTTGGTACATGTTAATTTGTTTGGGCGCAGTTACTGGGGGCGAGTAGAACAAACTTTAAAACAATTTAAATAA
- the pth gene encoding aminoacyl-tRNA hydrolase — MKYLIVGLGNPGAKYEETRHNIGFKVLDHFLKDIEDPWAVDKQGMIAKIKFKGRTLVMLKPSTFMNLSGKAVNYWMVKEKIPIENILVITDDIALPFGKLRMKGKGSDGGHNGLKDIIATLNSANFARLRFGVGNEFSKGRQVDYVLGEWSDEERKTIEERMDICGEFIKGFATIGLQQTMNNWNNK; from the coding sequence ATGAAGTACCTTATAGTTGGACTCGGAAATCCGGGCGCGAAATACGAAGAAACTAGACACAATATCGGTTTTAAGGTATTGGATCATTTTTTAAAAGATATTGAGGATCCTTGGGCAGTTGATAAACAAGGAATGATTGCTAAAATTAAATTCAAAGGAAGAACTTTAGTAATGCTAAAGCCTTCAACATTCATGAATTTAAGTGGAAAAGCAGTCAACTACTGGATGGTCAAAGAAAAGATTCCAATTGAAAACATTTTAGTGATCACAGATGATATTGCGCTTCCTTTTGGCAAATTACGCATGAAAGGTAAGGGAAGTGATGGTGGCCATAATGGTTTAAAGGATATCATAGCAACTTTAAATTCTGCCAATTTTGCGCGTCTTCGTTTTGGAGTTGGTAATGAATTTTCAAAAGGAAGACAGGTGGATTATGTTTTAGGAGAATGGAGTGATGAAGAAAGAAAAACTATTGAGGAAAGAATGGATATCTGTGGTGAGTTTATAAAAGGATTTGCTACAATTGGATTGCAACAAACTATGAATAACTGGAACAATAAGTAA
- a CDS encoding 50S ribosomal protein L25/general stress protein Ctc encodes MKEVSLSGSLRENVGKKDATAIRNAERVPAVIYGGKEQIHFSVKHTDLEKLVYTPNVYIINVELDGKNYKTIIQDLQQDPITDIMIHADFIELSDDKKVKVNVPVKLEGRAIGVMNGGKMRQIFRKLKVYAVPGELPDEIVIDVSKLRIGQAIRVRDLNNGLEILNPASAVICSIKTARGAVADEEEEEGGEEAAAEGAEEAAPAEESAE; translated from the coding sequence ATGAAAGAAGTATCATTGAGCGGTTCTCTTAGAGAGAACGTAGGGAAAAAGGATGCTACTGCCATAAGAAATGCTGAGCGTGTGCCTGCAGTTATTTATGGTGGAAAAGAGCAAATCCACTTTAGTGTTAAACACACTGATCTAGAAAAATTGGTTTATACGCCAAATGTGTATATTATCAATGTTGAATTAGATGGTAAAAATTACAAAACCATCATTCAAGATCTTCAACAAGATCCTATCACAGACATCATGATTCACGCAGATTTTATTGAATTATCAGATGATAAGAAAGTAAAAGTGAACGTGCCTGTTAAATTAGAAGGACGTGCCATTGGTGTAATGAACGGGGGTAAAATGAGACAAATTTTCAGAAAATTGAAAGTTTATGCTGTTCCTGGTGAATTACCTGATGAAATCGTAATTGACGTTTCTAAATTGAGAATCGGTCAAGCAATTAGAGTTAGAGACTTAAACAATGGTTTAGAGATCTTAAACCCTGCTTCAGCTGTTATCTGTTCAATCAAAACTGCTCGTGGAGCTGTTGCTGATGAAGAAGAAGAAGAAGGAGGAGAAGAAGCTGCTGCTGAAGGTGCAGAAGAAGCTGCTCCAGCTGAAGAATCTGCGGAATAA